The genomic stretch TGTATCTATTGATGTTcctataattatatttgtagGTATATCGAAATTATATTCGCCTTCTCTttgttcattatttttcaatgaagaaatatttacTTCAGCATTTTCAGATTTACTTAATGATGgtaacttttccttttcccagTTTTCTAATTTgggattttttaaatcaatttcatcatattttttttgaaggcaTAAAGTGCTTTACAAAAAGGTTTCGATGGAgtaagacattttttttcaacttcctTGTATTTATCAGTCCAATTATTAGCGTATTTCATAAAGGATTCTTCATTTGGTATATATgttttgattattttattcatttcatTGTAGTTATTGTATAAACGATATAGGacattcatattttctatatcatcatcattaatattatacataCAATCACTCAATTCACgcaataatttattttctatatcCACAGTTCTCATACTTCGAAGAAAGTTTTTTGGACCCTTAACTCtggcatatatattatgtaattcaTAATTTAACCAATAGTTTAAGTATACCAAATCGGCGTACTTAGTAGTAGTATTTGATGCATACGTTggttttgtaattttttcaattaaacaatgaaattttgaacaaataTTAGGAAGTTTATCTACAGCTT from Plasmodium cynomolgi strain B DNA, scaffold: 0814, whole genome shotgun sequence encodes the following:
- a CDS encoding hypothetical protein (putative): VDKLPNICSKFHCLIEKITKPTYASNTTTKYADLVYLNYWLNYELHNIYARVKGPKNFLRSMRTVDIENKLLRELSDCMYNINDDDIENMNVLYRLYNNYNEMNKIIKTYIPNEESFMKYANNWTDKYKEVEKKCLTPSKPFCKALYAFKKNMMKLI